The DNA sequence TATACGCAGTGTGAGTGGTGCAGTATGCTCTCCCTGCTCTCTTGCCTTGAGGTCCAGTGCCAGCATGCGTTCGAGCCACTGCTCGGCCTCGCTCATCTGACCGTGGACATGCCAGAGGCGCGCAAAGCCTGTCAGGCGCAACCCCAGTTCCGCCTCATGTTTCTCATCCGCCCACTGCAATGCCGCACGGGCATTGGACAATTCGTGTGTCAATACCAGTGGAAATTGCGCATCGCGCGCTCCCTCCTCCGGCCCAAAGTGTGCAAAGACGGTCTCTGCCAGGCGGGCGTAATAGGCGGCATGGCGACGTCGGCACTCCTCTTCTTCCCCTGCAGCACGCAGCTGCTTCAGGGCATAGTCTCGTAGAATTTCCAGCATGGTGAAGCGCGTGACGCCATGTGCCAGCATCTCCGCTTGTACGAGGCTGGCATCAACCAGGGCGGCAAGCGTGAGGATAGTTTCTTCTGCCGCAACCTGGCCCTCGGCTACACAGACCGCCTCCGCCGCTTGCAACGTCCAGCCCCCGATGAAGACGCCAAGGCGACGAAAACACCGCTGTTGTTGCTCCGTGAGCAACTCATAACTCCAGGCGATCGCGGCCTCCATGGTTTGCTGGCGCGTCGGCAGGTCTCTAGCACCTCCGCGCAGGAATTCCAAACGATGAGTCAACTGCTTACGCAACTCGGCTAAGGAAAGCGCCTTGAGATGCATAGCGGCCATCTCAATAGCCAGGGGAAGGCAATCCAGTTGTTCGCAAATGGCCGCCACCTCACTTCCCGCGTAGGCTCTGCCCGCTTGCCTGGCCTGAGCTCGCTCGTAGAAGAGCGTTACCGCGTCTTCGAGCAGGAGTGGGGCCAGCAACAGCTCCTGCTCGGCACGCAAGCGGAGAGGCGTGCGGCTCGTCACGAGGATTGACAAGCGGGGACAGCTTGCCAGCAGATCGGCGACGAACGATGCTGCACCGTCCAGGACCTGCTCAACATTGTCGAGCACCAGCAGCAGGTGCTTGTTGCTCATGAACGCCTGCACCTGCGAGGCATACGAGGAGTTCGCCTGTTCGCGGATCCCAAGGGTCTGGGCTATCACACCGGCAACGAGCGTCGCATCGCGGATGGGTGCCAGCGGAACGTACACGACGCCATCGGTAAAGTCAGGAGCGAGATCTTGAAGAAGCTGAAGTGCCAGCCGCGTCTTGCCAACCCCGCTCGTTCCTGTCAGCGTGAGCAGGCGGGTATTGCTGCGACGCAGCACATCAAGCGCGTAGGTGTGTTCCTGCAAACGCCCGATGAGTCTGGTCGGAGGAAAAGGGAAACCAGGCGAAAGGGAATCAGGAGGGGCTTCAAGAGAAGCGGCAATCTCTGGCCGGGCAGCGCCCAGAAGCAAGGTACGCTGTTGGGCTGAGAGAGATAGAGCGCTGGTCAGTAATGCGAGCGTGTCAGCGTGCGGGGCGCCATGAACCCCCCGCTCCAGATCGGAGATCGTTCGCGCGCTAAGGCGAGCGCGTGCTGCCAGCCCCTCCTGCGAGAGACCTGCACCCTGGCGATAGCGCTTGAGAAGCGCACCAAAGC is a window from the Ktedonobacteraceae bacterium genome containing:
- a CDS encoding helix-turn-helix domain-containing protein, with product MKEQSRFGALLKRYRQGAGLSQEGLAARARLSARTISDLERGVHGAPHADTLALLTSALSLSAQQRTLLLGAARPEIAASLEAPPDSLSPGFPFPPTRLIGRLQEHTYALDVLRRSNTRLLTLTGTSGVGKTRLALQLLQDLAPDFTDGVVYVPLAPIRDATLVAGVIAQTLGIREQANSSYASQVQAFMSNKHLLLVLDNVEQVLDGAASFVADLLASCPRLSILVTSRTPLRLRAEQELLLAPLLLEDAVTLFYERAQARQAGRAYAGSEVAAICEQLDCLPLAIEMAAMHLKALSLAELRKQLTHRLEFLRGGARDLPTRQQTMEAAIAWSYELLTEQQQRCFRRLGVFIGGWTLQAAEAVCVAEGQVAAEETILTLAALVDASLVQAEMLAHGVTRFTMLEILRDYALKQLRAAGEEEECRRRHAAYYARLAETVFAHFGPEEGARDAQFPLVLTHELSNARAALQWADEKHEAELGLRLTGFARLWHVHGQMSEAEQWLERMLALDLKAREQGEHTAPLTLRIERLCGLGRTLVRHGKVDRGAEAFAQEALQLAQRIADQNGISNAFATLGMIAQESNKLDEAEVAFTESYTHARRIEQMGLMSRALSGLADVARMRGDAARATSLLEEALTNARATGITWDIPIMTTLLGHLARQQQNYALATARYREALALYRTFSSPLYTAGCLEGYAATICAEGHYAQATRLCAAAARLREQAQAPLPPAEREAFEQVVATAKAALDRPAFIRAWNTGTTLTQEEAIDNALSD